In the Vitis vinifera cultivar Pinot Noir 40024 chromosome 2, ASM3070453v1 genome, one interval contains:
- the LOC100250549 gene encoding uncharacterized protein LOC100250549, protein MACCVSNSALQWWKTSPRSLFGWNTGRKNTDDSPQPKYYDIDLPFSPSLVAKTFLRGKELKCCYKASIDGFSATNFHGCCDFKGPCVIIGYTNKSFKFGAFNPEGYRSTDDYYDTFDAFLFYWTDNEKSDPIILPKVGGSGAALFDYARGGPQFGADGLLIGPPLAPVMGGFAGPDTNSGIGDLRQAKSRLGLSYAKRVDGKESLFGDESRATLEEVQVFCSPQIASLY, encoded by the exons ATGGCTTGCTGCGTCTCAAACTCAGCACTGCAGTGGTGGAAGACAAGCCCAAGAAGCTTATTTGGTTGGAACACTGGCAGGAAAAACACAGACGACAGTCCACAGCCTAAGTACTATGATATTGACCTCCCCTTCTCACCTTCTCTGGTTGCCAAAACATTCTTAAGGG GCAAGGAGCTAAAATGCTGCTATAAGGCCTCCATCGATGGATTTAGCGCCACTAACTTCCACGGCTGCTGCGACTTCAAGGGCCCGTGTGTAATAATTGGCTACACAAACAAGTCCTTCAAGTTTGGGGCCTTTAATCCAGAAGGCTACAGAAGTACAGACGATTACTATGACACTTTTGATGCTTTTCTCTTTTATTGGACAGACAATGAGAAGAGTGATCCTATCATTCTACCCAAAGTAGGAGGAAGTGGTGCAGCCCTTTTTGATTATGCTCGAGGAGGGCCCCAATTTGGGGCAGATGGGCTGCTCATTGGACCACCATTGGCACCTGTTATGGGTGGGTTTGCAGGTCCTGATACTAATTCTGGTATTGGTGACCTAAGGCAAGCTAAATCTAGATTGGGATTGTCTTATGCTAAAAGGGTAGATGGGAAAGAGTCCCTTTTTGGAGATGAGTCCAGAGCTACTCTTGAAGAAGTACAGGTCTTTTGTAGTCCTCAAATTGCAAGCTTATATTAA
- the LOC100255731 gene encoding NAC domain-containing protein 71: MGGASLPPGFRFHPTDEELVGYYLKRKVEGQKFELEVIPVIDLYKFDPWELPDKSFLPKRDMEWFFFCPRDRKYPNGSRTNRATRAGYWKATGKDRKVVACQSTVIGYRKTLVFYRGRAPLGDRTDWVMHEYRLCDDPSQGSGFQGAFALCRVVKKNDPTQKSSDFHGEAKGKQVGSSSSNGDFTSAAISNEILSISDNIPSQASHAYNESNYSSPMASPYEAARPVDFELSSKGTNPTDFWVSPDLILDSSKDYQQGQETVSEFVPQYDFANSMSSWNPYSEISPCSSYSNFPGEVEFADDFSRIGCMSPYSGDPNYMGFYGNEDVPYEGFENQVPICRQESGDESFGECSGLWLQEDNLVIVM; encoded by the exons ATGGGAGGCGCGTCTCTGCCCCCGGGGTTTCGTTTCCACCCCACAGACGAAGAATTGGTCGGATATTACctgaaaagaaaagtagaaggcCAGAAATTTGAGCTTGAAGTGATTCCGGTGATCGATTTATACAAGTTTGATCCATGGGAGTTGCCTG ATAAGTCGTTCCTTCCGAAACGGGACATGGAATGGTTCTTCTTCTGTCCTCGAGATCGGAAGTATCCTAATGGCTCAAGAACAAACAGAGCTACTAGAGCTGGCTACTGGAAAGCCACTGGGAAAGACAGGAAAGTTGTAGCTTGTCAATCCACTGTGATTGGGTACCGTAAGACCTTGGTTTTCTACCGAGGACGGGCACCTTTAGGGGACCGAACGGACTGGGTCATGCACGAGTATCGCCTCTGCGATGATCCTTCTCAAGGATCAGGTTTTCAG GGGGCTTTTGCTTTGTGTCGTGTTGTTAAGAAGAATGATCCGACACAAAAGTCAAGTGATTTCCATGGAGAAGCGAAAGGAAAGCAGGTGGGAAGCAGTTCAAGCAATGGTGATTTCACCTCCGCAGCAATCTCGAATGAGATCTTGAGCATCTCAGACAACATTCCATCTCAAGCTAGTCATGCATACAATGAGAGTAATTATTCGAGTCCTATGGCTTCCCCTTATGAAGCCGCACGGCCTGTGGATTTTGAGCTTTCTTCAAAGGGGACCAATCCTACAGACTTCTGGGTCTCACCTGATCTAATTCTAGATTCTTCAAAG GACTATCAGCAAGGACAAGAGACTGTATCTGAATTTGTTCCACAGTATGATTTTGCAAACTCAATGAGTTCATGGAATCCATACAGTGAAATCTCACCCTGTTCATCATACTCAAATTTTCCTGGGGAAGTTGAATTTGCCGATGACTTCAGTCGCATTGGCTGCATGTCGCCTTACTCAGGGGATCCCAATTACATGGGATTTTATGGAAATGAAGATGTACCTTATGAAG GGTTTGAAAATCAAGTTCCAATTTGCAGACAAGAGAGTGGAGATGAGAGTTTTGGGGAGTGTAGCGGTCTATGGTTGCAGGAAGACAACTTGGTGATTGTAATGTAA